One segment of Thermococcus sp. AM4 DNA contains the following:
- a CDS encoding bifunctional L-myo-inositol-1-phosphate cytidylyltransferase/CDP-L-myo-inositol myo-inositolphosphotransferase — protein sequence MTPKTAVILAAGLGTRMGGRPKGLIRVAGREILYRTMHLLQRNGVERFVIVTNERYAPLYREFVERNGFNAELVINPEPEKGNGHSLHLAKGHLSGRFVLVMSDHVYSEAFVAEAIKGNGLIADRRPRWIDVDEATKVKVKDGRVERIGKGIKDWDAVDTGFFVLDEGIFKVTEGLENEKNGDYSLSEVVGRAKLPVTFVDGLGWTDVDTPEELKRARKMLVFTAVKGTGDGFISRHLNRKISTRISYLLVEKVTPNQMTVVTFALGVLSAFLTLVSLPLAGILYQLSSVLDGVDGELARAQLRTSRLGGYVDSILDRYVDGSFLALLAYSALKEPLWYLVALLALLGSVMVSYSTERFKGAFCRDAYREVPALRKLPGKRDERVFLTMLFLLVPSGLAVRALFALLAVLTNLRVGATVYLISRKVSRPKTI from the coding sequence ATGACTCCAAAAACTGCAGTGATTCTCGCGGCAGGCCTAGGGACGAGGATGGGCGGAAGGCCAAAGGGCCTCATCAGGGTTGCCGGAAGGGAGATTCTGTACCGAACGATGCACCTCCTCCAGAGGAACGGCGTTGAGAGGTTCGTAATCGTCACCAACGAGCGGTACGCGCCCCTTTACCGCGAGTTCGTTGAGAGGAACGGCTTCAACGCCGAGCTCGTGATAAACCCCGAGCCCGAGAAGGGCAACGGGCACTCGCTCCACCTCGCCAAAGGCCACCTCTCCGGGCGTTTCGTCCTCGTCATGAGCGACCACGTCTACAGCGAAGCCTTCGTTGCGGAGGCCATAAAGGGAAACGGCCTCATAGCGGACCGAAGGCCAAGGTGGATTGACGTTGACGAGGCGACGAAGGTTAAGGTGAAGGACGGCCGGGTCGAGCGAATCGGGAAGGGCATTAAAGACTGGGACGCGGTTGATACCGGCTTCTTCGTCCTCGATGAAGGGATTTTCAAGGTGACGGAAGGGCTTGAAAACGAGAAAAACGGTGACTACTCCCTCAGCGAGGTCGTCGGGCGTGCTAAGCTTCCGGTTACGTTCGTCGACGGCCTCGGCTGGACCGATGTGGACACGCCGGAGGAGCTCAAGAGGGCCCGAAAGATGCTCGTCTTCACGGCAGTTAAGGGAACCGGCGACGGGTTCATCAGCCGACACCTCAACAGGAAAATCTCGACGAGAATCAGCTATCTCCTCGTTGAGAAGGTTACTCCAAACCAGATGACGGTCGTCACCTTCGCCCTCGGCGTGCTCTCGGCCTTCCTGACGCTCGTCAGCCTGCCCCTGGCCGGAATCCTCTACCAGCTGAGCTCAGTCCTCGACGGCGTTGACGGCGAGCTCGCGAGGGCCCAGCTGAGGACGAGCAGGCTCGGTGGCTACGTGGATTCAATCCTCGACCGCTACGTTGACGGCTCTTTCCTCGCGCTCCTGGCTTACTCAGCCCTGAAAGAGCCCTTATGGTATCTGGTCGCGCTCCTGGCTCTGCTCGGTTCGGTCATGGTGAGCTACTCGACCGAGCGCTTTAAGGGGGCCTTCTGCAGGGACGCCTACCGGGAAGTCCCGGCACTCAGAAAGCTCCCCGGGAAGAGGGACGAGAGGGTCTTCCTGACTATGCTGTTCCTGCTCGTTCCTTCGGGCCTCGCCGTCAGGGCGCTCTTCGCGCTCCTCGCAGTCCTGACGAACCTCCGCGTCGGGGCGACGGTTTACCTCATATCCAGAAAGGTTTCGCGACCAAAAACTATTTAA